Proteins encoded within one genomic window of Haladaptatus sp. QDMS2:
- a CDS encoding HAD family phosphatase has product MNQTEAVLFDMDGVIVDSERYWIQQERDHIFPETVEGDITPEETTGMNVEDIYDFLDAEFETLVSKAEFLGRYDTAASHIYREEVALMEGFRDLVASLRAAGVKVALVSSSKHDWIEMVLDRFDLHEAFDLVVSAEDIDGASKPEPDIFLHAASRLSVEPSACVVVEDSTHGVQAAVAAGMYCIGYAPDSPGQNLTAADDVANGPADLKEKLLG; this is encoded by the coding sequence GTGAACCAGACTGAAGCCGTGCTGTTCGACATGGACGGCGTCATAGTCGATTCGGAACGCTACTGGATACAACAGGAACGTGACCACATCTTCCCGGAGACGGTCGAAGGTGACATCACACCCGAAGAAACGACCGGAATGAACGTCGAAGACATCTACGACTTCCTCGACGCGGAGTTCGAGACATTGGTGTCGAAGGCCGAGTTCCTCGGTCGCTACGACACCGCAGCCTCTCACATCTACCGCGAAGAAGTCGCGCTAATGGAGGGCTTTCGCGACCTCGTCGCCTCGCTGCGAGCGGCGGGCGTGAAAGTCGCCCTCGTCTCCTCGTCGAAACACGACTGGATCGAAATGGTCCTCGACCGATTCGACTTACACGAGGCGTTTGACCTCGTCGTGAGCGCAGAGGACATCGACGGCGCGAGCAAGCCGGAACCGGACATCTTCCTCCACGCCGCCTCACGGCTCTCTGTCGAGCCGTCGGCCTGCGTGGTCGTCGAAGATTCGACCCACGGCGTCCAGGCGGCCGTTGCGGCGGGGATGTACTGCATCGGCTACGCACCCGATTCACCCGGGCAGAATCTCACGGCAGCAGACGACGTGGCGAACGGACCGGCCGACCTCAAAGAGAAACTGCTCGGCTAG
- a CDS encoding proteasome assembly chaperone family protein, with the protein MDYRMPAAFERMFNVTQEEEPSSTLVAGFSQPGLAGLTAVDYLVEHLDLRQTGYITTDALPSITPFKNGRPRHHTRLFSRDGLDITFLVGELFVPVWAADPFADAILKWADESDVDEICILSGVPVPHGPDDHRTFYIATEDYRKRRLDGATIPAMANGYLDGINGSIIERGIDSSLSACVYTTPVHGQAPDVEAALRLLEAMNQVYDLKVDTEPLESFAKAVQQHYADLANRLEKVESKAKPEDRMYM; encoded by the coding sequence ATGGACTATCGAATGCCTGCCGCCTTCGAACGCATGTTCAATGTCACACAGGAAGAAGAGCCGTCCTCGACGCTCGTCGCGGGGTTCTCCCAGCCAGGACTCGCCGGCCTGACGGCGGTCGACTACCTCGTCGAACATCTCGACCTCCGCCAGACCGGCTACATCACGACCGACGCCCTGCCGTCGATAACGCCGTTCAAAAACGGTCGTCCGCGCCACCACACGCGACTGTTCTCCCGCGATGGCCTCGACATCACGTTCCTCGTGGGCGAACTGTTCGTCCCCGTCTGGGCGGCCGACCCGTTCGCGGACGCGATTCTCAAGTGGGCAGACGAAAGCGACGTCGACGAGATTTGCATCCTCTCGGGCGTTCCCGTCCCTCACGGACCGGACGACCACCGCACGTTCTACATCGCGACGGAAGACTACAGAAAGCGCAGACTCGACGGAGCGACCATCCCCGCAATGGCAAACGGCTATCTCGACGGCATCAACGGGAGCATCATCGAGCGCGGCATCGACTCGTCGCTCTCCGCCTGCGTCTACACGACGCCAGTCCACGGGCAGGCCCCCGACGTGGAAGCCGCGCTCAGACTGTTAGAGGCGATGAACCAGGTGTACGACCTGAAGGTGGACACAGAGCCGCTCGAATCGTTCGCGAAGGCCGTCCAGCAACACTACGCCGACCTCGCGAATCGGCTCGAAAAGGTCGAATCGAAGGCCAAACCCGAAGACCGAATGTACATGTGA
- a CDS encoding mechanosensitive ion channel family protein, whose translation MTRLGWVVLQSTETTTAAGDQPSLFDGLPGFIPEIIPRIIIAVAIVVVAYFASRTLVQLLSRRIARRFRRPSLTRTVLRSIQTLILLAAGFLAMFILGLEISDLTLSVTVFSAAVGFILAPIIGSIVNGLFVLSDQAYEIGDMIELVDRGQTGFVEDITLRYTKIFTLDNTFLVIPNGQIRDRDVVNYSAEDERTRLALDMTVTYEGDLTEARRLMEQAAAEVPDVIEGGPDIRIGSARYPAKPTCYIDTFADHGVNLRLRYWVKQPYKLLSARSAVQENVWERLDEADVSIPYPHSHVVFDETSGELNVSMDEGLRQQTR comes from the coding sequence ATGACGAGACTGGGATGGGTGGTGCTCCAGAGTACGGAGACGACGACGGCAGCGGGCGACCAGCCGTCGCTGTTCGACGGACTCCCCGGATTCATCCCTGAGATTATTCCGAGAATAATCATCGCTGTCGCCATCGTCGTGGTGGCGTATTTCGCCTCACGGACGCTCGTCCAGTTACTGAGTCGCCGTATTGCGCGGCGCTTTCGTCGGCCCAGCCTCACGCGAACCGTCCTGCGGTCGATTCAGACCCTCATTCTGCTGGCCGCCGGGTTCCTCGCCATGTTCATTCTCGGGCTCGAAATCTCTGACCTCACGCTCTCTGTGACCGTGTTCTCCGCAGCGGTCGGTTTCATCCTCGCGCCCATCATCGGGAGCATCGTAAACGGCCTGTTCGTCCTCTCTGACCAGGCCTACGAAATCGGCGACATGATCGAACTCGTAGACCGGGGTCAGACTGGCTTCGTCGAGGACATCACGCTCCGGTACACCAAGATTTTCACTCTCGACAACACCTTCCTCGTCATCCCGAACGGACAGATTCGGGACCGCGACGTCGTCAACTACTCCGCGGAGGACGAACGGACCCGGCTCGCTCTCGACATGACGGTCACCTACGAGGGGGATTTGACCGAGGCCCGCAGGCTCATGGAACAGGCGGCAGCGGAGGTCCCCGACGTCATCGAAGGCGGCCCGGACATCCGCATCGGGAGCGCCCGGTATCCCGCGAAACCCACCTGTTACATCGACACCTTCGCAGACCACGGGGTGAACCTGCGGCTTCGTTACTGGGTGAAACAGCCGTACAAACTGCTCTCTGCGCGGTCTGCGGTTCAGGAGAACGTGTGGGAACGCCTCGACGAAGCCGACGTGTCGATTCCGTACCCCCACTCACACGTGGTGTTCGACGAGACGAGCGGCGAACTCAACGTCTCGATGGACGAGGGACTCAGGCAGCAGACGCGGTAA
- a CDS encoding universal stress protein yields MTLVIVPVRFPLTEHSRATVEKAIQVADEQDADLTVLHVNLYQSGRHISRTDLKAAVEREFGRLPRARYVTREGFLVEETILDEVAAEGADVVVIGRKQVSRWRRMVRALIDDPDIERYLNEKLDCKVITASAA; encoded by the coding sequence ATGACGCTCGTCATCGTCCCTGTCCGGTTCCCACTGACCGAGCACTCACGCGCTACAGTCGAGAAAGCGATTCAGGTCGCAGACGAGCAGGACGCAGACCTCACGGTGTTACACGTGAATCTCTACCAGTCCGGTCGGCACATCTCTCGCACGGACCTGAAGGCCGCCGTCGAACGCGAGTTCGGACGCCTGCCCCGCGCCCGCTACGTCACCCGTGAGGGCTTTCTCGTAGAGGAGACCATCCTCGACGAAGTCGCCGCGGAGGGCGCGGACGTGGTCGTCATCGGACGCAAACAGGTGAGTCGCTGGCGGCGCATGGTTCGGGCGCTCATCGACGACCCGGACATCGAGCGCTACCTGAACGAAAAGTTAGACTGCAAAGTGATTACCGCGTCTGCTGCCTGA
- a CDS encoding DUF5816 domain-containing protein, protein MDAIATDSGETLYVTESNAERGSKGPFFVVFESESGEERWGYYCTNCESLNTAMDSMGRIKCNDCGNLHKADEWDAAHE, encoded by the coding sequence ATGGACGCGATTGCGACCGATAGCGGTGAGACGCTCTACGTGACAGAGTCGAATGCCGAGCGCGGGTCTAAGGGTCCGTTTTTCGTCGTCTTCGAATCTGAGAGTGGCGAGGAACGCTGGGGCTACTACTGTACGAACTGTGAGTCGCTGAACACGGCCATGGATTCGATGGGCCGAATCAAGTGCAACGACTGTGGGAACCTCCACAAAGCCGACGAGTGGGACGCGGCCCACGAGTAA
- a CDS encoding alanine--glyoxylate aminotransferase family protein: protein MKRPDVDELAPPERTLMGPGPSDVHPRVLKAMSTPLVGHLDPYFIDIMTEVQDLLRYTFRTENQWTIPVSGTGSAAMEAAIGNLTEPGDTVLVPTNGYFGGRMASMARRAGGSVVEVDAPWGEPLDPADVEAAFDEHQPDVFGFVHAETSTGVLQPNVPELTDIAHDHDALVIADTVTSLGGVELRVDDWDVDVAYSGPQKCLSCPPGASPLTLNDQAMDKVLSREEDTRSWYLDLSLLQGYWGDDRSYHHTAPITNVYALREALRLVAEEGIEERWSRHRRVAGGLKAGVEAMGLEMNAPDEYWLPSLNAVRVPGGVTDGEVISALLDEYDIEIAGGLGDLSGEIFRIGCMGHAARPKNVLSLLGALGSVLDEKGVDVDVSAGLAAANDAL, encoded by the coding sequence ATGAAGCGACCTGACGTAGACGAGTTAGCACCCCCTGAGCGGACGCTCATGGGTCCCGGGCCGAGCGACGTACACCCCCGCGTCCTCAAAGCGATGAGCACGCCCCTCGTGGGCCACCTAGACCCGTACTTCATCGACATCATGACCGAGGTACAGGACTTGCTTCGGTACACGTTCCGGACGGAGAACCAGTGGACGATTCCGGTTAGCGGGACCGGTTCCGCCGCCATGGAAGCGGCCATCGGTAATCTCACCGAACCCGGCGACACCGTCCTCGTGCCGACGAACGGCTACTTCGGCGGCCGGATGGCCTCGATGGCGCGCCGGGCGGGCGGGTCCGTCGTCGAGGTGGACGCACCGTGGGGCGAACCGCTCGACCCGGCGGACGTGGAAGCCGCGTTCGACGAACACCAGCCGGACGTGTTCGGGTTCGTCCACGCGGAGACGAGCACGGGCGTCCTCCAGCCGAACGTCCCCGAACTCACGGACATCGCCCACGACCACGACGCGCTGGTCATCGCAGACACCGTCACCAGCCTCGGCGGCGTCGAACTGCGCGTCGACGACTGGGACGTAGACGTCGCGTACTCCGGGCCACAGAAGTGTCTCTCCTGTCCGCCGGGAGCGAGCCCGCTCACGCTCAACGACCAGGCGATGGACAAGGTGCTCTCCCGCGAAGAAGACACCCGCTCGTGGTACCTCGACCTCTCGCTGTTGCAGGGCTACTGGGGCGACGACCGGTCGTACCACCACACCGCGCCCATCACGAACGTCTACGCGCTGCGTGAGGCGTTGCGACTCGTGGCAGAGGAAGGTATCGAAGAGCGGTGGAGCCGCCACCGTCGGGTCGCAGGCGGCCTCAAAGCGGGCGTCGAAGCGATGGGCCTCGAAATGAACGCCCCCGACGAGTACTGGCTCCCGAGTCTGAATGCCGTGCGCGTTCCCGGCGGCGTGACCGACGGCGAAGTCATCTCGGCGCTCCTCGACGAGTACGACATCGAAATCGCGGGCGGTCTCGGTGACCTCTCCGGAGAAATCTTCCGCATCGGCTGTATGGGACACGCAGCGCGCCCGAAGAACGTGCTCTCGCTGCTCGGGGCGCTCGGAAGCGTCTTAGACGAAAAGGGTGTCGACGTGGACGTGTCTGCGGGCCTCGCCGCGGCGAACGACGCGCTCTGA
- a CDS encoding mechanosensitive ion channel domain-containing protein translates to MQTGTELVQTAFDQFISNITTALPDLISGLVFLVIAGTFVQLIMFVVKSLLKRTIAGDSPVYRQFIATVIAVFLWFGVALSFLSIVGLTAIAASLGTATGFLALGVSYALSGMIKDAVAGVYLLRDPDFMPGDTVKTSDTEGIVKSIELRKTRLSVDGNTVIRANGDIEQKWTKVDDET, encoded by the coding sequence CTGCAGACTGGAACAGAGTTGGTACAGACCGCTTTCGACCAGTTCATCTCCAACATCACGACGGCGCTTCCGGACCTCATCAGCGGACTCGTCTTCCTCGTCATTGCGGGCACGTTCGTCCAACTAATCATGTTCGTGGTGAAGTCGTTGTTGAAACGAACAATCGCGGGTGATTCGCCCGTCTACCGCCAGTTCATCGCGACGGTTATCGCGGTTTTCCTCTGGTTCGGCGTCGCCCTGTCGTTTCTCTCCATCGTCGGCCTCACGGCCATCGCCGCCTCCCTCGGGACGGCGACGGGCTTTCTCGCCCTCGGCGTCTCCTACGCGCTCTCGGGGATGATAAAGGACGCCGTCGCGGGCGTCTACCTGCTTCGCGACCCTGATTTCATGCCCGGAGACACGGTGAAGACGAGCGACACCGAAGGCATCGTCAAGTCCATCGAACTTCGCAAAACGCGCCTCTCGGTGGATGGTAACACCGTCATCCGGGCCAACGGCGATATCGAACAAAAGTGGACGAAAGTCGACGACGAGACGTAA
- a CDS encoding metal-dependent hydrolase, which yields MFVGHAMVAFAIAAAVGARFGLPRERALALGFAAGAFATVPDVDMSYAVFGLVKTSTTGVFDAAETFWASSTLVHRVVTHSLVVGFVAAIGVAAWSRADAGDWWAYPVTGLVFAGLLVAAFATTGLLGGAVMLAFVVAALAVTTAMRRLAGLSGSVLFATALLGFLSHPFGDLFTGSAPHLLYPLDMTVLAGRVTLHPDPTVHLVCAFLVELTTIWLALWVYLSLDGRSPVAYLNQRATLGGGYAAAAFLLPAPTLDTSYHFVFSVLALGVVGVRPRRPTRWSITEPNLLETLVTGLAAITIAVVGYTAVYLAL from the coding sequence ATGTTCGTCGGTCACGCGATGGTCGCGTTCGCCATCGCCGCCGCCGTTGGCGCGCGATTTGGGCTTCCGAGAGAGCGCGCGCTCGCGCTCGGCTTCGCCGCCGGAGCGTTCGCCACCGTCCCCGACGTGGATATGAGCTACGCCGTTTTCGGTCTCGTCAAGACGAGTACGACCGGCGTGTTCGACGCGGCGGAGACGTTCTGGGCGTCGAGTACGCTCGTCCACCGCGTCGTCACCCACTCGCTCGTCGTGGGGTTCGTCGCGGCAATTGGCGTCGCCGCGTGGAGTCGCGCCGATGCTGGCGACTGGTGGGCCTACCCGGTGACCGGCCTCGTCTTCGCGGGCTTACTCGTCGCGGCGTTCGCCACCACCGGCCTCCTCGGGGGCGCTGTCATGCTCGCCTTCGTCGTCGCCGCACTCGCCGTGACGACCGCGATGCGCCGTCTCGCAGGGCTCTCGGGTTCCGTTCTGTTCGCCACCGCTCTCCTCGGCTTCTTGAGCCACCCGTTCGGTGACCTCTTTACGGGGAGTGCCCCGCACTTGCTCTACCCGCTCGACATGACCGTACTGGCCGGACGGGTGACGCTCCACCCCGACCCGACGGTGCACCTCGTCTGTGCGTTCCTCGTCGAACTCACAACTATCTGGCTCGCCCTCTGGGTGTACCTCTCGCTCGACGGGCGCTCGCCGGTCGCCTATCTGAACCAGCGAGCGACCCTCGGTGGCGGGTACGCCGCGGCCGCCTTCCTGCTCCCCGCACCCACGCTCGATACGTCCTATCACTTCGTGTTCAGCGTCCTCGCGCTCGGCGTCGTCGGAGTGCGTCCCCGGCGGCCGACCCGGTGGTCGATTACCGAACCCAACCTGCTCGAAACGCTGGTGACTGGACTCGCGGCAATTACCATCGCCGTGGTTGGCTACACCGCGGTGTATCTTGCGCTTTGA
- a CDS encoding dodecin codes for MVFKKITLIGSSEESFDEAVDDAVERAKETLNNVQWVEVKELSVEVASVEGHQYQAEVEVAFRLE; via the coding sequence ATGGTCTTCAAGAAGATAACGCTCATCGGGAGCAGCGAGGAGAGTTTCGACGAAGCCGTAGACGACGCCGTAGAGCGCGCAAAGGAGACGCTCAACAACGTCCAGTGGGTGGAAGTAAAAGAACTCAGCGTCGAAGTTGCCTCTGTCGAGGGGCACCAGTACCAGGCAGAAGTAGAAGTCGCGTTCAGACTCGAATAG
- a CDS encoding iron-sulfur cluster assembly accessory protein: MSTGTAESGSETFIEVTEPAAAKALSLIENEGLPTDEAGLRLYVQQGGCAGLSYGMRFDTEPEEDDRVFTHHGLRIFVDPASMNYIQGSVLDFEDGLQGAGFHVENPNVVSECGCGESFRT, translated from the coding sequence ATGAGCACAGGTACGGCCGAAAGCGGCTCTGAGACCTTCATCGAGGTGACCGAGCCTGCGGCGGCGAAAGCCCTCTCACTCATCGAGAACGAGGGACTCCCGACCGACGAGGCGGGCCTCCGTCTGTACGTCCAGCAAGGCGGCTGTGCCGGCCTCTCCTACGGGATGCGATTCGACACCGAACCGGAAGAAGACGACCGGGTGTTCACCCACCACGGCCTGCGAATCTTCGTGGACCCGGCGAGTATGAACTACATCCAGGGGAGCGTCCTCGACTTCGAGGACGGCCTCCAGGGTGCCGGGTTCCACGTCGAAAATCCGAACGTCGTGAGTGAGTGCGGCTGCGGCGAAAGCTTCCGCACCTGA
- a CDS encoding SRPBCC family protein yields the protein MSYEITAVEPPNRFAMVGTGPFPFEGELLLTATPTGTRVTNSIDAGADGRFTKVMFTVLGPLMRRLMAGQLGKELEILKGELESTPSTEATA from the coding sequence ATGTCCTACGAAATCACCGCCGTAGAGCCACCGAACCGCTTTGCGATGGTCGGGACGGGACCGTTCCCGTTCGAAGGCGAGTTGCTGCTCACCGCGACGCCCACCGGGACGCGCGTCACGAACAGCATCGATGCCGGTGCCGACGGCCGGTTCACGAAGGTCATGTTCACCGTCCTCGGGCCGTTGATGCGCCGGCTGATGGCCGGGCAACTCGGGAAGGAATTAGAAATTCTCAAGGGCGAACTCGAATCGACGCCATCGACCGAGGCGACGGCGTGA